The Microcystis aeruginosa NIES-843 sequence CTGGTCACTGACTATTGTGGTACTTCGCTGGAACCTTTTTCGGCGAAGTATTTATTTAAGAGGGTGTTGACCAGAGAGAGGACGATTGGCGCACCGATAAAAGCCACTAAACCCTTAACTGCGAATCCCGGGACGAGGATCGAGGCTAACCAGAAACAAAAGCTATTGAGAACAAGGATAAAGCCACCGAGGGTGAGAATAGTAATCGGTAGGGAAAGCAGCCCTAGAATCGGTTTAACCAGTCCGTTGACTAAACCGATAACTGCCCCCGCAACCATGGCCACAATAAAGCTATCGACTTTAACACCGGGGAAGATAATATCAACCACTAATAAACTAAGGGCAGTGGCAAGAATATTTAGGGTTTGCGGCAAAAAGCTTTTCGGTGGTGGCAGGGTGTGGGGTGTGGGGTGTGGGGTGTGGGGTTTTATCGATTTTCAGGTGGTCAACTACCTAATTTTCAGGGAAAAAGTCCAGGAATTTTCCCCCCGATCCCCGCAATGGCTGGCACTTTTTGAGGGGAAAAAAGTCCAAAAGTCTTATCCAACAAGGTTTTTAGATTTATTCAGCAGACCCTATTTAAAAGAAGGCCGATCATCGAAAATTTGGGTCTGAAACCCCGCCGTTCTACGACGGCTTTACTGTTAAATATTAGCACATTTACGAAATATATGCTAAAATGTGAGACATGGAAAAAGCCTATTCGTTTCGATTTTACCCAACACCCGAACAAGAGTCGCTATTGCGGCGCACATTGGGCTGTGTAAGATTAGTTTACAACAAAGCTCTCCACGAACGAACACAAGCTTGGTACGAAAAGCAAGAAAGAGTAGGCTACGCTCAAACTTCTTCAATGCTAACTGATTGGAAAAAGCAAGAAGAATTAAACTTTCTCAATGAAGTAAGCTGTGTACCCTTACAACAAGGGTTAAGACATTTACAAACAGCTTTCACTAATTTCTTTGCTGGTCGTACTAAGTATCCTAGCTTTAAGAAAAAACATCAGGGAGGAAGTGCCGAATTTACCAAGTCTGCTTTTAAATTCAAAGACAAACAAATCTATTTAGCTAAATGCACAGAACCTTTACCTATTCGATGGTCAAGACACATCCCAGAAAGCTGTGAACCAAGTACAGTAACAGTCAGATTACATCCCTCAGGACGTTGGCATATTTCAATTAGATTTGATGACCCAACGATTAAGCCATTACCAGTAACAGATAAAGCCATTGGAATTGACTTAGGAATTAGTAGCCTAGTAATTACCAGCGATGGTGACAAAGTATCTAATCCTGAGCATTTTAAAAAGCATTATCGGAGACTGCGAAAGGCCCAAAAAAGCCTTTCTAGAAAACAGAAAGGGTCAAAAAATCGGGAAAAAGCAAGAATCAAAGTAGCAAGGATTCACGCTCAAATCACCGATAGCAGGAAAGACCATTTACACAAGCTAACCACTCAATTAGTTCGTGAAAACCAAACGATTGTGGTTGAGAATTTAGCCGTCAAGAATATGGTCAAAAACCCGAAATTATCTCAGGCAATATCTGATGTAAGCTGGGGAGAAATCACTCGACAATTAGCCTATAAATGCCGTTGGTATGGGAGAAATTACATCGAAATAGATAGATGGTTTCCTAGCTCTAAAAGGTGTAGTAATTGTGGGTATATTGCTGAGAAAATGCCGTTAAATGTTCGAGAGTGGGACTGTCCAGACTGTGGGACGCACCATGACCGAGATATTAACGCCAGTAAAAATATTTTGGCCGCAGGGCTTGCGGTGTCAGTCTGTAGAGCGACCATAAGACCAGAACAGAGTAAATCTGTTAAGGCAGGTGCGGAACCCCGCAAGGGAAAGAAGCAGAAACCTAAATCGTGAGGTTTGGGAATCGCCGTCCGTTTTACGGCGGTGAGGATGTCAAAAATTTCTCCTTAATTTTTTCGCAATCACCCCCATTTTATGGCAACTTTAAGGAGAGCAAGCTTAATATAGAATTAAGATTCACTAAAGTCTTTTTGAGGTACAAGCAATGTTTCTTCGCCTAGTTTGTGCGTTTTTTTTGCCGCCCTTAGCCGTATTTTTGACTACGGGACTGAGTTTAGACTTTGTTATTAACATCATCTTAACTTTAATCGGTTATGTCCCCGGCATTATCCACGCTTTCTGGATTGTCTCCAAAGAAGCGGAGAATTCCTAATTAGCACCCCAGGAGATGCCAGTTTTTCTAGTCGCTGCATTAGACATCTCCAATAATGAAGATTTTAGCTTGATGGATCGGGCTTCTAGCCTGATTTCTGGAGAGGTGTATTACACGCGGTTAATAGGACAAAATTAACCGGACATATCGAACGGAGTCTTTGATCTAGATGCTTAAAGACTGATTGAGGATAAAATACCCAGTTTCAATGGACAAGAGCTTATCTAATGGCAAGGAGAGAGTTAAACGGCTCTCTCCTTAATTATTGCTATTCGTCGTCGTCGCTGGCACCAACTTGCTTGAGATGAATATGTTTTCTCCCCAAAGTAATTTCAAATTCATCTCCCGGTTTGAGTCCCATTTTTTTGGTGTAGGCCGAACCGATTAGGAGATTATTATTGGATTGGACACTGATCCGGTAGCTGGCCGAGCGCCCACCTCGTCCGTGGCCATTGGCACTGCTATCTAAGTCAATTCCCTCGGCATCGATTAAAGCATTGAGAAATTTCATCATATTAACGCGTTCAATACCATTTTTTGTCATGGTATAGTAGCCGCATTCCCGAGCTTTTTCCTCTTTGCTGAGGTTGCCTAGCTGTTTAACTTTCTCAATTAGTTCGAGGCCAGTCAGGGGTTCTGGATTAGTAGTTTTGTTCATTTAAGTTCGCGGCAGATAAGTAAAGGTTAGGGTCATCAAGGCCAGTCGAGGAGAATTGCTTCCCCTGACCAGAAACAATCGGGTTACGATTGCTCTCTACACTCATCTTACACGGTATAAACTAAAAATTATCACTTGCTTGAGGAAATTGATTGTAATTGATTACACGGGATCTCTCGATCAAAATCTTAACAGAATTTATCAATGTTTATCGAGATGCCGGGGTAAGGGAGGTTAGTCTTTCTGTCATCAATGAGAGCAGGGGGTAGGATAGAGATCAAGAGGTAAAAATGAGGGATAATGAAGCTGACAACTAGGGGTCACTATAGTGTTAAAGCCTTGCTGGATCTTAGTTTACAACCGAGGGGAACTCCCGTATCGGTAAAATCGATCGCCCTGCGTCAAGATATCCCGGCCGCTTATCTAGAGAAATTGCTGATAGAAATGCGACGAGCGGGGTTAGTTCGCTCCTTTCGGGGCGCACAAGGGGGTTATCAATTGGCTAGGCCGGCAAATCGGATCTCGTTGGGGCAAATTTTAGAGGCAGTGGGAGAGACGATCGAGCCATTATCAGGCTATCATCCCAGGGACGAACAGGCAGAAGATTGGGTGACATTTACTATCTGGAAACACCTACACGAGAAATTAAAAGAGGCCCTAGGGAAGATTACCTTAGCCGATTTATACTACGATGCCCGTAGCTGGATCGCCGCTAGGGGAGAGGAAACCAGCTTTATTGTTTAGTAGTTTAGAAGTTATGACAGCAATAACACAAGCAAAGATTTATGGGGGGGGTTGTCACTGTGGAGCGATCCGTTTTCAAGTGGCGATCGAGCATGATCAAGCTTTAGACTGTAATTGTTCCATTTGTCAGAAAAAAGGCTTTCTGCATCTGATTGTTCCTTCAGCACAATTTACCCTCCTAAGCGGTGAAGATTTCTTAAGTACCTATACATTTAATACCCACAGGGCCCAACATTATTTTTGTCGTGTTTGTGGTATTCATCCTTTCTATCGTCCTCGCTCCCATCCTGACGCTATAGATATAAACCTGCGCTGTTTGGATGGCAATGTCTTAGGCGATTTTCAGATCCAGTTCTTTGATGGGGCTAACTGGGAAGACAATATTGAGAAAATTCGGGCTATCGATGGGAAAAGGGAGTAATTGTGAAGGAAGCGGCAACGGCGATCATTTTAGTATTGGGGGCGGTTTTAGATTATCTGATCGGCGATCCCTGGGGATGGATTCATCCGGTGCAGGTGATGGGGGCGATTATTGCCGTTGCCACAAAAGTTATCCTTAATTGGATGCGGGAAAAAATCGGCCAACGTTTAGCGGGCATAATTCTGGGACTGGGTTTAATTATCTTGACTGGGGCCTTAACTTGGCTAGGAATCCAGTGGTTAGATCAGGTCAATTTGCTGCTGAGTTACCTAGTACAAGTGATTCTCCTGGCCAGTTGTTTAGCCGGCAGAAGTTTACGCAGGGCTGCCGAAACCGTCACCGCAGCTTTACAAGCGGAAAACATCACCTTAGCTCGTTGCCAACTAAGTTTATACGTTGGTCGCGACACAGATAATCTCGGCCGGGAAGAAATCCTCCGCGCCCTATTAGAAACCGTCAGTGAAAATGGTGTGGATGGAGTTACCGCGCCGCTTTTTTATGCCCTTCTCGGTGCTTTTCTGGGTGTGGGGCCAGTTCCCCTCGCTTGCGCTTATAAAGCCGCTAGTACCCTCGATTCGATGATTGGCTATCGTCGGCCACCCTACACCCATATGGGTTGGTTTAGTGCCAAAAGCGAGGATGTTTTGACATGGCTACCTTGTCGTTTGACGGTATTAACTCTCGCCCTAATTTCGGGCCAGCCGGGGCGGGTTTTAAGCATTTGTTGGCGCGATGCCCGTCGGGATCCTAGTCCTAATTCTGGTTGGAGTGAATGCGTCTATGGGGCGATTTTGGGGGTGCAATTGGGGGGTAAAAATCAATATCGGGGCCAGATTGTGGAAAAACCTTTATTGGGCGATAACCTCAAACCGATTACCGTCAAAACCGTCGAACAGGCTTTGAATTTAACTCGTACTTGTGTATTACTTTGGCTAGCGATCGCTGTCAGCTGCTTGATTGCTAGAGATTTTGCTCAATTGTAGCGACCAGAGGCGACGGCGTTGACGGGATTGACGCTGCCAGTAACGGATAATCAGGGAGAAGGTCAAGAATAGGGATTGCAGTATCTGTATCTGTCCGCAGAGACGTTGATAGTTTTGTCTGAGATAATAGGTTTTCGCCCCGGCGATGACAATATATTCGGGGGCGGGGTAAAAAATGTGGTGTAAACGTCGTTCCACCCGGTTTAAAATTTTGGTCACTCGCCCTAAAATCCGCCGCAATTGCCACAATTTCCAGACTAGAAAGCAATTAAATAAAGTTAAGCCTAGATTGAAGCCGAGGACAAAAAAGAACATGGTCGAGGCGATGGTCGAGTTATGCCAATTTTAACCCACATTCCCCACTTCAAAGTGTAGGGGAAAGAAATCTAAGAAGCTGCCCGCGTATTTAGGGTCTGCTGAATAAATCTAAAAACCTTGTTGGATAAGCTGTTCGTAATTTAAATTGCTTGTTGAGATCAGGCGGTCGGCAGGGGGCGGTCGGCGGTCGGCAGAAGGCGGTCGGCAGGAGTCAGGAGATAGGAGACAGGTTTTGGGGGTTGGGGTTTTGGGGTTTTGGGGTTTTAGTTCAATTTCCCCACTTCCCCACCTCCCCAATTCATAATTCATAATTCATAATTCCCACTCCCCACACCCCACACCCGTTCGGCTGAGCTCACGGCCGAAGCCCACACCCGTTACAGTAGAGCAGGAAGTCGCCTTCCCACCCCCTGCTTCAAAACCGGACTTACGACTTTCGCCGTATCCGGCTCCTGAGTAACTAGGGTTTGCTGAAAAAGTCATTGAAAAGTACAGGTCTCTTAATCAATGATTTCACTTAGCTACAAGCATAAGCTTTAGTTGTTGATTAATTTTTAAATTATAACTTATCCTAATCATTGACCGAGAAAAAGTGCTGTTTTTCCATTTCAGACATAAAAAAGCCCAAAAAACCTGCCTCAACAGGTTAGAAAGATTCATGACTAAAAAAGTAATAGCAATCGCTGAAAAGGAAGTATGAGGAAGTTTAGCCATCACTTTACCTAAGCTAAATCTTCTTTTCCCTTGTCCAAATTTGCCCTCTATACAATTCCGAATCCTCTCATCATCAGTAGCTTGTTTCTTTTGTTCTTTACTAACATTTTTGGCTGGTCTTCCTAATGGGGGACCACTGATTCTGATTCCCCTTTCTTTACACCAAGCTCGGTTTTCTCTGGTTCGATAAATTTTGTCCACATGAACTGATTCTGGATAGTATCCTGTATAGTCATAATAAGCTTCTATTTGTGCTTTTAAATCTCCCGATTCATTAAAGTTATCCCAACTAATCCGGTCTAAAAATATGTAACCATCTATACAGCTTGCTGAGAATTTGGCCCCAAATTCTACGGGTTTTCCAGCTTTTCCTCTGACTATCGGACGGATGTGGGGTTGAGTTAAGCTGACAATTCTGTCTTCAATACTCTGTTTGTTATTTTGGTACATCCAGAGTTGTTGGCGATAAACTTCTGTGACTACTAATAACAGTTTATAGTCTCTTTTTTTCAAGCTTTGTAGAGAGGCTCCTTCTGCTAAAAGTTGTTCAATATGGTCGAGATTTCTTTTCAGATATTGCAGTTGTCTTTTTAGAGCTTTTCGTCTTTGTTTGACGGTAGGTTTTCTTTTTTTTGCTACTTCTAAATAACTTTTTCTGGCCAGGAGACGATAGGTTCTCGGTTTTTGAACAAGTTTTCCTTTTATAGTTTCCTAGAGAATATCAATAATTTTTTCGGTTTGTTTTCTTCCTTGATTTAACAGGTTTAAATCCGTAGGATAACTAATATCTGCGGGCGCACAACTGGCATCTAAAATTAATTTACCTCGATTTTCTGGTTGACTTTGGGTTTCGCTCTCTAACTTTTTTTCGGTGTTTTCTTCTTCTTTTATTTCTCTCGAATTTTTGACCATAAAGCGATTCACTTTATTAATTAGTTCCCGAGTGATTCTTTCTCGAAAGTGAACCAACATTGACGCTTCAAACTGGGGTTCATTGCTGTAGGCTGAAAACCCCAAGAAGTATTGTAAATAAGGATTTTCCTTGATTTGTTCTACCGTTTCTCTATCGCTTGTTCCTAATTTTTCTTTAATAATTAATGCTCCTAGTGCTGTCCTAAATGTTTTGGCGGGTGCGCCCATTTCTTCTGAAAAAAGTGATGCGTATTCCGCTTCAAATTCTGACCAGGGAATGAGGTTGGCCATAATTACCCAACGATTATCTTGGGATAATTTCCCCTCAAAGGGCAGCTCGAAGTTTTCTGGTGGGGTTGAGGGTAACTCGCTTTTACGGTACATTAGCACTAATTAGAGAAGATGCAAGGGTGATGCAAGGGTTTTAAGAGATTCTAGCAGATTTAAGTGCATTTGGGAAGCTCTCAATCAAGCTAAAAGCCCTTTCCTGTAAGGTTTTTAGATTTATTCAGCAAACCCTAACTAGGCTACTGTCATTAGTAGAATAATAATGGGAATTATTATTTCCTTGTCTATTCAACCCTCTTGGCTGTATCCCCACCAGACAAGATTGTTGGTTTTAGGGCGTATATGACCGTTGATTGTTGCTTAGACTTCCTAGTTACCCGTCCTTTGTCAGCATATCTTTGATATTACTCAAAGCCTTGGCTTTTAAGGACATCCTCTCCCTCTATTGACTTGCGGATGGTTTCCTACTGCCCCGAACGGGCAGAGTCAATCAGGGTTACTTCGTTCCCTATAACCATTGGTTGAACCCTTAGGATGATACTGTCCACAACAGAGTAACGGGAATGCCTTACTGATAGTGGTATGAGCTATCAGCCCCAACTCTGTTAACTTTTGTTTCGAGCCTGTCAGCCTTTTGGCTCGTGGGTGTTGACGATGGTTAATTCGTATCTTCGCCCCAGGGCTATCCATAGGTTCTGGCTCAACGGGTTTCTGATTTAGGCTATCAGATACCGCTTTTTTTTCCTCGCTCACTACCTCAGATGTACCAAGTCTAAAGCAGCAGGAAATGCCGTCACTCTAGGCATCTAGAGGACAGGACTAAGGTTATTACTAACCCGCACCTGTAGGGTTATAAAGTTATCAAGGTACTACATTTACCAAGCGGCTAATCCTCTAAACGTCTTACTGTCTAGTTTCTAGCCAACGAATCGCACCACACCCCACACCCTACACCCCACACCCCACACCCTACACCCCACACCCCACACCCTGTCCCCACGAAAAACTTTTTGCCGCAGACCCTAGTTAGCGTCCGAGGGCGTGTAATCCGTTAATAATTTCGGCACAGCGCTCGGTAACTGCCTGTAAAGCTTCTCTTTTGTTAGAAATCGGTGGCGGCAGCACTTCCCCGATGCGAATAGTTAAGGGGATACTATGGGGAAAAGAAGAACCTTTTGGAAAAATCTTTTCTGTCCCCCACAAACTGACGGGTAACAGGGGAACTCCCGCTTTAGCGGCAATCATCGCCGCGCCTAGTTTTGGTTGATGGATCAATCCGTCCTCGGTGCGCGTTCCCTCCAGAAACAATCCCACTGCCCAGCCCGCCGCTAATGCTCCCATCGCCGCCCGAATTGCCCCACGATCACCACTGCCGCGTTTGACGGGATAGGCCCCATAAAGAGCGATCGCCTGTTTTAAAATCGGGATGGTAAATAATTCTTCTTTAGCCATATAAGCTACGGGACGACGCACGGCACAGGATAATAGGGGTGGATCGAAGTAACTGGCGTGATTGCAGACGATAATCAGAGGATGACGCCGGGGGACATTTTCCACTCCGTAAACGCGACCGCGAAAATAGCCGTGTAGGGTTGGGCTAACGATCGACCATTTAAAGAGATGATATAAAACTAAACTGGCAAAAGGTTCTCGCTCTTGAGGCTGGTTCATGACTGACAATTGTTCCCTAGACATGGAAAAGCCCTCGGGAGTCTTGCCGTGTTTCGACCCCAAGGACTTTGCTTTCTTCTCACTCCTCACACAATTAAAATATATAGCAATTTATGGGTTAGGGAAAGGTTAAGCGTGCCGCTTTCTTAACTGGCATAATTACTTAGCTAGGGTTGAGAGCGGCAAAAGGATTAGCAAGATGTGTCCGACTAAATCCTGTTTAAAAAGTATAGGAAAGTTGAGAGGGGTGCGTGGGTAGCGGCTTAGCAGCAAGCGGGGAGAAACAATCCATAACTTGGGAGTTAATCGCACTATTAAAAACGGATTTGGTGTAATTAATTTTGCTTAGGTATTGAAAAAAAGTTGGGCTAAAATATAAAGGCCAAATCTAGTCAGAAAAAGAGAATTTTTATGGAAAAACAGGTAAATTGTGCTGTAGATTGCCTAAATGGTTGTATTTTAGGCGATAAATGCCCCAATCAAGCTCATGCCGCTGAAGCAGCCAAATTCATTGCCGAAACTTCTTTGGAAAAGATGCTAGAAATGGCAGAAGCCGCTAGACTAAAAAAACTGACGCAACCGACCCAATGGATTATTCCCGATGATTTCTAGGGTTTGGCCGGGGAACGGGGAACGGGGGTGTTGACGATGGTTAATTCGTATCTTCGCCCCAGGGCTATCCATAAGTTCTGGCTCAACGGGTTTCTGATTTAGGCCATCACAGCAATTCTCATTTTAAAAAGTAACAAGTGATACAGACAGAAACAAAGCTTTAAGCAAGCTACAAAATGCGCTCCCGCGAGTGCGACTGCATCGCAGAGAAGTGAGTATATAGAGTATTTATACTCAAAATATTTGAAAGATGGGAGAAATCTAGAACAAAAGTTCTCTACATCAGAAAGAGAACCAAATAAAAATTGATGATTGTTGTCTGTTGAGGTAAAATTATTAAGTTGGAAATATTAATTAATCAAACTGTTCTGCGATGACGAAAAAGGCTGTGACTTGAGAAATTCCTGAATTAATACAATTTTTAGTTCAAGAATTACATGACTTACCCGATGACAGAAAACCAGGAAACAATACCAAATATCAGGTAGAAGATGCAGTTAAGGCGGCTTTTTCGGTTTTTTTTACTCAGTCACCTTCTTTTTTAGAGCATCAACGTTTGATGAAAAGTAGTAAGGGAAAAGATAATGCTTCAAGTTTATTTGGTATCAAAAAAATACCTGGTGATAATCAAATCAGAAACCTGTTAGATCCTATCCCAGCTGCCACAATATTTGGCTCTTTTCAACAAGTCTATCAATGGTTAAAAAAACCGGGAGTTATTAAAAAATTTTTCTACTTATAGCAATTCTTGGAGC is a genomic window containing:
- a CDS encoding phage holin family protein; the encoded protein is MVDIIFPGVKVDSFIVAMVAGAVIGLVNGLVKPILGLLSLPITILTLGGFILVLNSFCFWLASILVPGFAVKGLVAFIGAPIVLSLVNTLLNKYFAEKGSSEVPQ
- a CDS encoding RNA-guided endonuclease InsQ/TnpB family protein, whose product is MEKAYSFRFYPTPEQESLLRRTLGCVRLVYNKALHERTQAWYEKQERVGYAQTSSMLTDWKKQEELNFLNEVSCVPLQQGLRHLQTAFTNFFAGRTKYPSFKKKHQGGSAEFTKSAFKFKDKQIYLAKCTEPLPIRWSRHIPESCEPSTVTVRLHPSGRWHISIRFDDPTIKPLPVTDKAIGIDLGISSLVITSDGDKVSNPEHFKKHYRRLRKAQKSLSRKQKGSKNREKARIKVARIHAQITDSRKDHLHKLTTQLVRENQTIVVENLAVKNMVKNPKLSQAISDVSWGEITRQLAYKCRWYGRNYIEIDRWFPSSKRCSNCGYIAEKMPLNVREWDCPDCGTHHDRDINASKNILAAGLAVSVCRATIRPEQSKSVKAGAEPRKGKKQKPKS
- a CDS encoding YqaE/Pmp3 family membrane protein, which codes for MFLRLVCAFFLPPLAVFLTTGLSLDFVINIILTLIGYVPGIIHAFWIVSKEAENS
- a CDS encoding AbrB family transcriptional regulator, coding for MNKTTNPEPLTGLELIEKVKQLGNLSKEEKARECGYYTMTKNGIERVNMMKFLNALIDAEGIDLDSSANGHGRGGRSASYRISVQSNNNLLIGSAYTKKMGLKPGDEFEITLGRKHIHLKQVGASDDDE
- a CDS encoding Rrf2 family transcriptional regulator, encoding MKLTTRGHYSVKALLDLSLQPRGTPVSVKSIALRQDIPAAYLEKLLIEMRRAGLVRSFRGAQGGYQLARPANRISLGQILEAVGETIEPLSGYHPRDEQAEDWVTFTIWKHLHEKLKEALGKITLADLYYDARSWIAARGEETSFIV
- a CDS encoding GFA family protein; amino-acid sequence: MPVAGSPLGERKPALLFSSLEVMTAITQAKIYGGGCHCGAIRFQVAIEHDQALDCNCSICQKKGFLHLIVPSAQFTLLSGEDFLSTYTFNTHRAQHYFCRVCGIHPFYRPRSHPDAIDINLRCLDGNVLGDFQIQFFDGANWEDNIEKIRAIDGKRE
- the cbiB gene encoding adenosylcobinamide-phosphate synthase CbiB produces the protein MKEAATAIILVLGAVLDYLIGDPWGWIHPVQVMGAIIAVATKVILNWMREKIGQRLAGIILGLGLIILTGALTWLGIQWLDQVNLLLSYLVQVILLASCLAGRSLRRAAETVTAALQAENITLARCQLSLYVGRDTDNLGREEILRALLETVSENGVDGVTAPLFYALLGAFLGVGPVPLACAYKAASTLDSMIGYRRPPYTHMGWFSAKSEDVLTWLPCRLTVLTLALISGQPGRVLSICWRDARRDPSPNSGWSECVYGAILGVQLGGKNQYRGQIVEKPLLGDNLKPITVKTVEQALNLTRTCVLLWLAIAVSCLIARDFAQL
- a CDS encoding lysophospholipid acyltransferase family protein; the encoded protein is MSREQLSVMNQPQEREPFASLVLYHLFKWSIVSPTLHGYFRGRVYGVENVPRRHPLIIVCNHASYFDPPLLSCAVRRPVAYMAKEELFTIPILKQAIALYGAYPVKRGSGDRGAIRAAMGALAAGWAVGLFLEGTRTEDGLIHQPKLGAAMIAAKAGVPLLPVSLWGTEKIFPKGSSFPHSIPLTIRIGEVLPPPISNKREALQAVTERCAEIINGLHALGR